One stretch of Pseudomonas fluorescens Q2-87 DNA includes these proteins:
- a CDS encoding MbtH family protein, translating to MSWDNPESAFVVVVNHEEQYSIWPDYKALPEGWRAAGHQGNKAQCLAWIEEQWTDMRPLSLRTALQAAPQR from the coding sequence ATGAGTTGGGATAACCCTGAAAGCGCTTTTGTCGTGGTGGTCAATCACGAGGAACAGTATTCGATCTGGCCGGATTACAAGGCGTTGCCCGAGGGCTGGCGTGCGGCCGGCCACCAGGGAAACAAGGCCCAGTGCCTGGCCTGGATCGAGGAGCAGTGGACGGACATGCGCCCACTCAGTTTGCGTACGGCCCTGCAAGCCGCCCCACAGCGCTGA
- a CDS encoding diaminobutyrate--2-oxoglutarate transaminase produces MESLHRWTESGSIFTLEHFRQQPPREFTPDDLLERQAARESNARSYPRRIPLALKEAHGLYVQDTRGQVFMDCLAGAGTLALGHNHPVTIDAMRATLDSGLPLHTLDLTTPVKDAFVEALFAALPPAFAAQARIQFCGPTGADGIEAALKLAKIATGRKGIFCFSGGYHGMTQGALSLMGNLGPKQLPGSLMADVQVLPYPYDYRCPFGIGGEAGIDAGLSYIEQLLTDPESGVLPPAAVVVEVVQGEGGVIPAPARWLQGLRKLTLQHGVALIVDEVQTGLGRTGRMFAFEHAGIEPDILVLSKAIGGGLPLAVMVYREALDLWKPGAHAGTFRGNQMAMAAGTATLRYLQEQGLATHAEVMGERLMTQLRQLQRDYPCIGQVRGRGLMVGVEIVSTATEGARVAPANGVMAKAIQHQCLREGVIIELGGRHGAVVRFLPPLTIQAAEIDLLVEKFQIALDHALS; encoded by the coding sequence ATGGAAAGTCTTCATCGCTGGACCGAGTCCGGTTCGATTTTCACCCTCGAGCATTTCCGTCAGCAGCCACCGCGTGAATTCACGCCGGACGACTTGCTTGAACGCCAGGCCGCACGCGAATCCAATGCGCGCTCTTATCCACGACGTATTCCTTTGGCCCTCAAGGAGGCCCATGGGCTCTACGTGCAGGACACGCGCGGCCAGGTGTTCATGGATTGTCTGGCCGGTGCCGGGACACTGGCGCTCGGTCACAACCATCCGGTGACCATCGACGCGATGCGAGCGACACTCGATTCCGGCTTGCCCTTGCACACACTCGACCTGACCACCCCGGTCAAGGATGCGTTTGTCGAGGCGCTGTTCGCGGCATTGCCGCCGGCATTCGCAGCGCAAGCGCGCATCCAATTCTGTGGGCCGACAGGGGCGGACGGGATTGAAGCGGCCCTCAAGCTCGCGAAGATCGCGACGGGTCGCAAAGGTATCTTCTGTTTTTCCGGTGGTTATCACGGCATGACCCAGGGCGCCTTGAGCTTGATGGGCAACCTGGGGCCCAAGCAATTGCCCGGCTCGCTGATGGCGGACGTGCAGGTGTTGCCGTATCCCTATGATTACCGCTGCCCATTCGGTATCGGCGGCGAGGCGGGGATCGATGCGGGGCTGAGCTACATCGAGCAATTATTGACGGACCCCGAGTCTGGAGTCCTTCCACCCGCCGCGGTGGTGGTTGAGGTGGTGCAGGGGGAAGGCGGCGTGATTCCCGCGCCGGCGCGCTGGCTTCAGGGGTTGCGTAAACTGACTCTGCAGCACGGTGTCGCGTTGATCGTCGATGAGGTCCAGACCGGATTAGGCCGTACCGGACGGATGTTCGCGTTTGAACACGCGGGAATCGAGCCCGATATCCTGGTCCTTTCCAAAGCCATCGGCGGTGGTCTTCCTCTGGCGGTCATGGTTTACCGCGAAGCCTTGGACCTCTGGAAACCTGGGGCCCATGCCGGTACTTTCCGGGGCAACCAGATGGCCATGGCTGCGGGCACCGCGACGTTGCGCTACCTCCAGGAACAAGGCCTGGCGACCCACGCCGAGGTCATGGGCGAGCGCTTGATGACTCAACTTCGGCAGCTGCAACGCGACTACCCGTGCATCGGGCAGGTTCGCGGACGTGGCCTGATGGTGGGCGTCGAAATCGTCTCGACGGCGACCGAGGGCGCACGTGTCGCACCGGCCAACGGCGTCATGGCGAAGGCCATCCAACACCAATGTCTGCGAGAGGGCGTCATTATTGAGCTGGGTGGGCGTCATGGGGCTGTCGTGCGGTTCCTGCCGCCGTTGACGATCCAGGCGGCGGAGATCGATCTGCTGGTGGAGAAGTTCCAGATCGCGTTGGATCATGCGCTGAGTTGA
- the alaE gene encoding L-alanine exporter AlaE gives MIRRPQQSMRRTAFFADTTALILFFTTTGIINERFIAGMTWDQVLHARLLGAALMVPVARPMGGSA, from the coding sequence TTGATTCGACGCCCGCAACAGTCAATGCGTCGAACTGCATTTTTTGCAGACACAACGGCGCTGATCCTGTTTTTCACAACCACCGGCATTATCAATGAACGCTTCATTGCCGGCATGACATGGGATCAGGTTCTTCATGCGCGCCTTCTGGGCGCAGCGTTGATGGTGCCCGTCGCGAGACCTATGGGTGGCTCAGCCTGA
- a CDS encoding TauD/TfdA family dioxygenase, with product MGRDVGHSSGLSVRPLLVHKTLPLLVEPLDRTRPCLSELHGLVEDHLHEAGALLLRGFDVLGEHAFQALARGFGHELLTYEFGSTPRKAIEPGVYTSTEYPAHQTIPLHNEQSYTLQWPMKIWFHCVQPSVEGGETPIADSRRIFQQLDPALRQRFIDKRLMYVRNYGNGLDLSWEQAFNTEDRAVAEAYCRANRIAFEWKDDGELRTRQICQAVARHPRTQAWVWFNQAHLFHVSNLAPAIRESLMAVVDDDPFDLPRNVYYGDGSELEESALEDIRGVLAENSVYFPWEKGDVLMLDNMLVAHGRASFKGHRQVIVAMAEPAQEQN from the coding sequence ATGGGACGGGACGTCGGGCATTCATCAGGGTTATCCGTGCGCCCACTTCTGGTGCACAAAACGTTGCCATTGCTGGTTGAGCCGCTTGACCGCACACGTCCGTGCCTGAGCGAGCTCCACGGGCTGGTCGAGGACCACTTGCACGAGGCCGGCGCCCTGCTTCTGCGCGGGTTCGATGTGCTCGGGGAACATGCCTTCCAGGCGCTTGCCCGCGGTTTCGGCCATGAGTTGCTCACGTACGAGTTTGGCTCGACCCCGCGCAAAGCGATTGAGCCAGGCGTCTACACGTCGACCGAATACCCCGCCCATCAAACCATTCCCCTGCACAACGAGCAGTCCTACACCCTGCAATGGCCCATGAAGATCTGGTTCCACTGCGTCCAGCCGAGTGTCGAAGGTGGCGAAACGCCTATCGCCGACAGTCGTCGCATCTTCCAGCAGCTCGATCCCGCCTTGCGTCAGCGCTTCATCGATAAACGGCTGATGTACGTGCGCAATTACGGCAACGGCCTGGATTTGTCCTGGGAACAGGCCTTTAACACCGAGGACCGCGCAGTGGCTGAAGCCTACTGCCGGGCCAATCGCATTGCGTTCGAATGGAAGGACGACGGCGAGTTGCGCACCCGCCAGATCTGCCAGGCCGTTGCCCGTCATCCTAGAACCCAGGCGTGGGTCTGGTTCAACCAGGCGCACCTGTTCCACGTGTCCAATCTTGCCCCGGCGATCCGTGAAAGCCTCATGGCGGTGGTCGATGATGATCCGTTCGATCTGCCCCGTAATGTCTATTACGGCGACGGCAGCGAGCTGGAAGAAAGCGCCCTGGAGGACATTCGCGGGGTGCTGGCCGAGAACAGCGTTTATTTCCCCTGGGAAAAAGGCGACGTACTGATGCTCGACAACATGCTGGTTGCCCATGGGCGCGCCAGCTTCAAAGGGCACCGACAAGTGATCGTCGCCATGGCCGAACCTGCCCAGGAGCAAAACTGA